The following coding sequences lie in one Halorhabdus rudnickae genomic window:
- the psmB gene encoding archaeal proteasome endopeptidase complex subunit beta, with translation MNPNLNLSPHDSGRPDPYAPELGSIATDEGDAENVTKTGTTTVGLATEDGVVIATDRRASLGGRFVSNKNVVKVEQIHPTAAMTLVGSVGGAQSFIRTLRSEASLYETRHGDPMSIDALATLAGNFARGGPFFAIHPILGGVDDEGSQVYTIDPAGGVMADDYAVTGSGMQLAYGTLEGEYDTEMSIADARDLAAKAVQAASERDTGSGNGLVIAEITDEGVEIEEFDDLDDAI, from the coding sequence ATGAACCCCAATCTGAACTTGAGCCCCCACGACAGCGGACGACCCGATCCCTACGCGCCCGAACTCGGCTCGATCGCGACCGACGAAGGCGACGCGGAGAACGTGACCAAGACCGGCACGACGACCGTGGGCCTCGCAACCGAGGACGGTGTCGTGATCGCGACCGACCGTCGGGCGAGTCTCGGCGGCCGGTTCGTCTCGAACAAGAACGTCGTCAAGGTCGAGCAGATCCACCCGACGGCAGCCATGACGCTGGTCGGCAGCGTCGGCGGCGCCCAGTCGTTCATCCGGACGCTGCGTTCGGAGGCCAGCCTCTATGAGACGCGTCACGGCGATCCGATGAGCATCGACGCGCTGGCGACGCTGGCGGGTAACTTCGCCCGCGGTGGGCCGTTCTTTGCGATCCACCCGATTCTGGGTGGCGTCGACGACGAGGGCAGTCAGGTCTACACGATCGACCCAGCCGGCGGCGTCATGGCGGACGATTACGCCGTCACCGGCAGCGGGATGCAACTCGCCTACGGGACCCTCGAGGGCGAGTACGATACCGAGATGTCGATCGCGGACGCACGCGATCTCGCGGCGAAAGCGGTCCAGGCCGCAAGCGAGCGCGACACTGGCTCCGGCAACGGGCTCGTGATCGCCGAGATCACCGACGAGGGCGTCGAGATCGAGGAGTTCGACGACCTCGACGACGCGATCTAA
- the truD gene encoding tRNA pseudouridine(13) synthase TruD, with protein sequence MRQAHPIERAVGMEYYVSDSDGVGGHLRREPAAFGVREREAFDVEPIDAEPGAYPHVVFRTTLSGWDTNDFASVLSDHLGMSRERVSWAGTKDKHARTTQLFSVAKVDPANLEAIDLSDVEIEILGRSGRPILFGDLAGNEFEIRISEPDDPEQVDAILDELAAFGGDGDEHSTEANDGSIRIGVPNYFGQQRFGSERPVTHEVGLAIARGDWKGAVLAYVGNPHEREREDTREARAFVAETEDWAGALDRLPNRLGYERSMCHRLAENGAEEPEDFRAALETVPTNLQRLFVNAAQSYAFNRILSARLDRELPFDEPVAGDVVCFADSDAPDGLALPDTDRTQRVTAENVGTIRRHCERGRAFVTAPLLGTKTELADGEPGEIERAVFDELGINPADFDLPGEFHSKGTRRAILLRTDVSVEHDPLTLSFALPKGSYATVVLREITKADPADL encoded by the coding sequence ATGCGCCAGGCACACCCCATCGAACGGGCAGTCGGGATGGAGTACTACGTCAGCGATAGCGACGGCGTCGGCGGCCACCTCCGCCGCGAGCCCGCAGCCTTCGGCGTCAGGGAGCGAGAGGCCTTCGACGTCGAGCCGATCGATGCCGAACCCGGCGCGTACCCGCATGTCGTCTTCCGGACGACGCTGTCGGGCTGGGACACAAACGACTTCGCGAGTGTCCTCTCGGATCACCTGGGGATGAGCCGCGAACGCGTCTCCTGGGCCGGGACAAAGGATAAGCACGCCCGAACGACCCAGCTGTTCTCCGTCGCGAAGGTCGACCCCGCTAATCTCGAAGCAATCGACCTCTCTGATGTCGAGATCGAGATCCTCGGTCGGAGCGGCCGGCCGATCCTCTTCGGAGATCTGGCAGGGAACGAATTTGAGATCCGCATCAGCGAACCGGACGATCCGGAACAGGTCGATGCCATCCTGGACGAACTCGCTGCGTTCGGCGGCGATGGCGACGAACATAGCACCGAGGCCAACGATGGATCGATCCGGATCGGCGTTCCCAACTACTTCGGCCAGCAGCGCTTTGGCAGCGAGCGCCCGGTCACCCACGAGGTCGGCCTCGCCATCGCGCGTGGCGACTGGAAAGGCGCCGTCCTCGCCTACGTCGGCAATCCACACGAGCGCGAGCGCGAGGATACTCGTGAAGCGAGAGCGTTCGTTGCGGAAACTGAAGACTGGGCGGGCGCACTCGATCGGCTCCCGAATCGCCTTGGCTACGAGCGATCGATGTGCCATCGACTTGCCGAAAACGGCGCCGAGGAACCCGAAGACTTCCGGGCGGCACTGGAAACCGTCCCGACGAATCTGCAGCGGCTGTTCGTCAACGCCGCCCAATCCTACGCTTTCAACCGGATCCTCTCGGCACGCTTAGATCGGGAGCTGCCATTCGACGAGCCGGTTGCTGGCGACGTGGTCTGTTTCGCCGACAGCGACGCCCCCGACGGGCTTGCACTGCCGGACACCGACCGGACCCAGCGCGTGACCGCCGAGAACGTCGGGACGATCCGTCGTCACTGCGAACGCGGGCGGGCGTTCGTCACGGCACCGCTGCTCGGGACCAAAACCGAACTGGCGGATGGCGAACCGGGTGAGATCGAACGGGCAGTCTTCGACGAGTTGGGAATCAATCCTGCGGACTTCGATTTGCCGGGCGAGTTCCACTCGAAGGGGACGCGACGGGCGATCTTGCTCCGGACTGACGTCTCCGTCGAGCACGATCCACTGACACTCTCGTTTGCGCTCCCGAAAGGGTCGTACGCGACGGTCGTCCTCCGAGAGATCACGAAGGCAGATCCCGCGGACCTCTAA
- a CDS encoding MFS transporter, whose amino-acid sequence MPDEQAETAGPIDAFRSFFALRRDVLVLSLAMFAFSLGFQMTSRYLPEYMTALGASGFVVGLYGTFGNIISAVFPYPGGAISDRIGSRYALTLFGFLSTLGFAIWLVAGQFDAFTIAGVTIEPWVWIFVGLLLAQAWKSFGLGATFAVVKQATEPSRLAAGFASTETFRRVAFLVGPVLAAVLIGLHPEFTVSFQYVLAVAVVFGAVGTLVQHVLYDASEDTVGDSFAGIEQIRADLREMPAALRPLLVGDTLVRFANGMVYVFFVLVVTRLSEVGLETTLSVGGFSYAVDLSPAAFFGILLGVEMLVALLVMAPAAKAAEYVGLKPVVALGFAVYAIFPVVLINAPATATAMVAVFAFSGLRFAGLPSHKALIVGPAEADAGGRVTGTYYLVRNLVVIPSAAIGGYLWDYVSPEIAFTLAAVIGVIGTGYFLVFGEEFEAYR is encoded by the coding sequence ATGCCGGACGAACAGGCCGAGACCGCAGGCCCGATTGACGCCTTCCGATCGTTTTTCGCGCTCCGACGGGACGTCCTCGTGCTCTCGCTTGCGATGTTCGCGTTCAGCCTGGGCTTTCAGATGACCAGCCGCTACCTCCCCGAGTACATGACTGCACTGGGCGCTTCGGGGTTCGTCGTCGGCCTCTATGGTACGTTCGGGAATATCATCTCGGCGGTGTTCCCGTATCCCGGTGGCGCTATCTCCGATCGGATCGGATCGCGGTACGCACTGACGCTGTTTGGCTTTCTCTCGACGCTTGGCTTTGCCATCTGGCTGGTCGCCGGGCAGTTCGATGCGTTCACCATCGCCGGCGTCACGATCGAACCCTGGGTGTGGATCTTCGTCGGTCTGCTGCTGGCCCAGGCCTGGAAGTCCTTCGGCCTGGGGGCGACGTTTGCGGTCGTCAAGCAAGCGACCGAGCCCTCACGACTGGCGGCCGGGTTCGCAAGCACGGAGACCTTCCGCCGGGTGGCCTTTCTCGTCGGGCCGGTGCTCGCGGCCGTTCTGATCGGACTCCACCCCGAGTTCACGGTGAGTTTCCAGTACGTCCTCGCGGTGGCGGTCGTCTTCGGCGCGGTCGGAACACTCGTCCAGCACGTCCTTTACGACGCGAGCGAGGACACGGTCGGCGATTCTTTCGCCGGGATCGAACAGATCCGGGCGGACTTACGAGAGATGCCGGCGGCACTCCGGCCGCTGTTGGTCGGCGACACGCTGGTCCGCTTTGCCAACGGCATGGTCTATGTCTTCTTCGTGCTCGTGGTCACACGTTTGTCCGAAGTGGGTCTAGAGACGACGCTATCTGTGGGCGGATTCTCCTATGCGGTCGATCTCTCTCCAGCGGCCTTTTTCGGCATCCTGCTGGGCGTCGAGATGCTGGTCGCGCTGCTCGTGATGGCCCCGGCAGCGAAGGCTGCCGAGTACGTCGGCCTCAAGCCCGTCGTCGCGCTCGGTTTTGCGGTGTATGCGATCTTTCCGGTCGTCCTCATCAACGCGCCGGCGACCGCGACGGCGATGGTCGCCGTCTTCGCCTTTTCGGGGCTCCGATTCGCCGGCTTGCCCTCCCACAAAGCGCTGATCGTCGGCCCGGCCGAGGCCGATGCGGGCGGTCGGGTCACCGGGACGTACTACCTCGTCCGGAACCTGGTCGTGATCCCGAGTGCCGCCATCGGCGGGTACCTCTGGGATTACGTGAGTCCGGAAATCGCCTTCACGCTCGCTGCCGTAATCGGTGTCATCGGGACCGGTTATTTCCTCGTCTTCGGCGAGGAGTTCGAGGCGTATCGATAG
- a CDS encoding DUF2103 domain-containing protein has protein sequence MQCRQCAAELDRPGDYCLVCHTANADVVVLELDRERARVTTIDDEEILGRRVVTTTPETGELNGVELRNFAGQIVDEVHRKRPEEVYVTGDRTVIDAVRAQLHYECYRVEGNDPVERVIERRGEPALEVVEASAAEKIGGTHSTLIGDRDGKRAIETVAGHPHVKKIIPGPIDASGSSARGGVRAKATRADQGGNVRLLIRDGSSVQENRVVTTAGDRELGEHVRADLNEALREADLAE, from the coding sequence ATGCAGTGTCGGCAATGCGCCGCGGAACTCGACCGCCCGGGCGATTACTGCCTGGTATGTCACACGGCCAATGCCGACGTGGTAGTTCTGGAACTCGACCGAGAGCGCGCCCGAGTGACGACGATCGACGACGAAGAGATCCTCGGGCGACGCGTCGTCACGACGACTCCGGAGACGGGGGAGTTGAACGGCGTCGAACTACGGAACTTCGCCGGCCAGATCGTCGACGAAGTCCACCGCAAGCGCCCCGAAGAAGTGTACGTCACGGGCGATCGGACGGTCATCGATGCCGTGCGCGCGCAGTTGCATTACGAGTGTTACCGCGTCGAAGGCAATGATCCAGTCGAGCGGGTGATCGAGCGCCGCGGAGAACCCGCCCTGGAAGTCGTCGAGGCCAGCGCGGCCGAGAAGATCGGCGGCACCCACTCGACGTTGATCGGCGATCGAGACGGCAAACGAGCGATCGAGACGGTTGCCGGCCACCCCCACGTCAAGAAGATTATCCCGGGACCGATCGATGCGAGCGGGTCGAGCGCTCGTGGCGGCGTCCGTGCGAAAGCGACCCGAGCCGATCAGGGCGGCAACGTCCGACTCCTGATCCGGGACGGCTCCAGCGTCCAGGAGAACCGCGTCGTCACGACTGCAGGCGATCGAGAACTCGGCGAACACGTCCGGGCTGACCTCAACGAGGCGTTGCGGGAGGCCGACCTGGCGGAGTGA
- a CDS encoding 50S ribosomal protein L37ae: protein MAERGETGSAGRFGARYGRVARRRVAEIEENMRDEHECPECGEERVSRQGTGVWECGYCGYTFTGGAYSPQTPGGRTAERSIRAALAETTEEE from the coding sequence ATGGCCGAACGAGGAGAGACCGGCAGCGCCGGCCGGTTCGGCGCGCGCTACGGGCGGGTCGCCCGACGTCGCGTCGCCGAGATCGAGGAGAACATGCGCGACGAACACGAGTGTCCCGAGTGCGGCGAGGAGCGTGTCTCGCGGCAGGGAACGGGCGTCTGGGAGTGTGGCTACTGCGGCTACACGTTCACGGGCGGCGCCTACAGTCCCCAGACTCCGGGTGGCCGGACCGCCGAGCGGTCGATCCGCGCGGCACTGGCCGAGACCACAGAGGAGGAGTGA
- a CDS encoding DNA-directed RNA polymerase subunit P, producing MAYKCSRCKRDVELDEYGGVRCPYCGHRVLLKERSRDVKEIGVQ from the coding sequence ATGGCCTACAAGTGCTCGCGCTGCAAACGCGACGTCGAACTCGACGAGTACGGCGGCGTCCGCTGTCCCTATTGTGGGCACCGGGTCCTGCTGAAGGAGCGTTCCCGCGACGTCAAAGAGATCGGCGTCCAGTAA
- a CDS encoding KEOPS complex subunit Pcc1 — MDHEAVLTFEYSDPDSARLVERSVAREIGEIGGDRTRTRIGRVDNTLTLTVEAADLIALRAGLNTWTGLVAVAEESGAVHPASEQLKDAHPPD; from the coding sequence ATGGACCACGAAGCAGTTCTCACCTTCGAGTATTCTGACCCCGACAGCGCCCGCCTCGTCGAGCGCAGTGTGGCTCGAGAAATCGGCGAGATCGGTGGCGACCGGACGCGGACGCGGATCGGCCGGGTAGACAACACGCTGACGCTGACCGTCGAGGCGGCGGACCTGATCGCACTTCGCGCCGGGCTGAACACGTGGACGGGACTCGTCGCCGTCGCCGAGGAATCTGGGGCGGTTCATCCGGCCAGTGAACAGCTCAAGGACGCCCATCCACCCGATTGA